A region of Pseudomonas putida DNA encodes the following proteins:
- the msrB gene encoding peptide-methionine (R)-S-oxide reductase MsrB has product MQKIEKTLEQWRSMLDPEQYQVCRLKGTERPFSGKYNSERRDGIYHCICCHLPLFDAQTKFDSGCGWPSFYAPIEDSAMIEIRDTTHGMVRTEVTCARCDAHLGHVFPDGPPPTGLRYCINSVCIDLQPRD; this is encoded by the coding sequence ATGCAAAAGATCGAGAAGACACTAGAACAATGGCGGTCGATGCTCGACCCCGAGCAGTACCAGGTGTGCCGCCTCAAAGGCACCGAGCGCCCGTTCAGTGGCAAGTACAACAGCGAGCGCCGCGACGGTATCTACCACTGCATCTGCTGCCACCTGCCGCTGTTCGATGCCCAGACCAAGTTCGACTCCGGCTGCGGCTGGCCGAGCTTCTACGCGCCGATCGAAGACAGCGCGATGATCGAGATTCGCGACACCACCCACGGCATGGTCCGCACCGAAGTCACCTGCGCCCGCTGCGATGCGCACCTGGGCCACGTGTTCCCCGACGGCCCGCCACCGACCGGCCTGCGCTATTGCATCAACTCGGTGTGCATCGACCTTCAACCGCGCGACTGA
- a CDS encoding glutathione peroxidase → MAGSMLDIPCVTLGGEHKKLGDFPGKALLVVNTASQCGFTPQYKGLEQLWQHYRERGLVVLGFPCNQFGKQEPGDARDIAQFCERNFGVSFPLFRKVEVNGPGAHPLFVELKQRAPGLLGSQKIKWNFTKFLVDPASGHVTRYAPTTKPQALEGDIERLLSR, encoded by the coding sequence ATGGCTGGATCGATGCTGGACATTCCCTGCGTGACCCTGGGCGGCGAGCACAAGAAGCTCGGCGACTTTCCGGGCAAGGCCTTGCTGGTGGTCAACACCGCCAGCCAGTGCGGCTTCACCCCCCAATACAAGGGCCTGGAGCAGCTGTGGCAGCACTATCGCGAGCGCGGCCTGGTGGTGCTGGGCTTCCCCTGCAACCAGTTCGGCAAGCAAGAGCCAGGCGATGCGCGGGACATCGCGCAGTTCTGCGAGCGCAATTTCGGCGTGAGCTTCCCGCTGTTTCGCAAGGTCGAGGTCAACGGGCCCGGTGCGCACCCGCTGTTCGTCGAGCTCAAGCAGCGTGCCCCGGGGCTGCTGGGCAGCCAGAAGATCAAGTGGAATTTCACCAAGTTCCTGGTCGACCCGGCCAGCGGCCACGTCACGCGCTATGCGCCGACCACCAAGCCGCAGGCCCTGGAAGGGGACATCGAGCGTCTGCTTAGCCGCTGA
- a CDS encoding pyridoxal phosphate-dependent aminotransferase, whose product MQFSKSNKLANVCYDIRGPVLKHAKRLEEEGHRILKLNIGNPAPFGFEAPDEILQDVIRNLPTAQGYSDSKGLFSARKAVMQYCQQKEIEGVTIEDIYLGNGVSELIVMSMQALLNNGDEVLIPAPDYPLWTAAVSLAGGKPVHYLCDEQADWFPDLEDIKAKITSNTKALVIINPNNPTGAVYSRELLLGMLELARQHNLVVFSDEIYDKILYDEAVHISTASLAPDLLCLTFNGLSKSYRVAGFRSGWLIISGPKHHAKSYIEGIDMLANMRLCANVPAQHAIQTALGGYQSINDLVLPQGRLLEQRNRTYELLNSIPGVSCVKPMGALYAFPKIDPKVCPIHNDEKFVLDLLLSEKLLIVQGTAFNWPWPDHFRVVTLPRVDDLEAAIGRIGSFLRTYSQ is encoded by the coding sequence ATGCAGTTCAGCAAATCGAACAAGCTCGCCAATGTCTGCTACGACATTCGCGGCCCAGTGCTCAAGCACGCCAAACGCCTGGAGGAGGAAGGCCACCGCATCCTCAAGCTGAACATCGGCAACCCGGCGCCGTTTGGCTTCGAGGCGCCGGACGAAATCCTTCAGGATGTGATCCGCAACCTGCCCACCGCCCAGGGCTACAGCGACTCCAAAGGGCTGTTCAGCGCACGCAAGGCGGTGATGCAGTACTGCCAGCAGAAAGAAATCGAAGGCGTCACCATCGAGGACATCTACCTCGGCAACGGCGTGTCCGAACTGATCGTCATGTCGATGCAGGCGCTGCTCAACAACGGCGACGAAGTACTGATCCCGGCCCCCGACTACCCGCTGTGGACTGCTGCGGTGAGCCTGGCCGGCGGCAAGCCGGTGCACTACCTGTGCGACGAGCAGGCAGACTGGTTCCCGGACCTTGAGGACATCAAGGCCAAAATCACCTCGAACACCAAGGCCCTGGTGATCATCAACCCGAACAACCCGACCGGCGCGGTGTATTCCAGGGAGCTGCTGCTGGGCATGCTGGAGCTGGCACGCCAGCACAACCTGGTGGTGTTCTCCGACGAGATCTACGACAAGATCCTGTACGACGAAGCCGTGCACATCAGCACCGCCTCGCTGGCACCCGACCTGCTGTGCCTGACCTTCAACGGCCTGTCCAAGTCGTACCGGGTGGCGGGCTTCCGTTCCGGCTGGCTGATCATCTCCGGGCCCAAGCACCACGCCAAGAGCTACATCGAAGGCATCGACATGCTGGCCAACATGCGCCTGTGCGCCAACGTGCCGGCCCAGCATGCCATCCAGACCGCCCTGGGCGGCTACCAGAGCATCAACGACCTGGTACTGCCACAAGGCCGCCTGCTGGAGCAGCGCAACCGCACCTACGAGCTGCTCAACTCGATCCCCGGCGTCAGCTGTGTGAAACCGATGGGCGCCCTGTATGCGTTCCCAAAGATCGACCCCAAGGTCTGCCCGATTCACAACGACGAGAAATTCGTGCTCGACCTGCTGTTGTCGGAGAAGCTGCTGATCGTTCAGGGCACGGCGTTCAACTGGCCGTGGCCGGACCACTTCCGCGTGGTGACCTTGCCACGGGTGGATGACCTGGAAGCGGCGATCGGGCGGATCGGGAGTTTCCTGCGGACTTATTCGCAGTAA
- a CDS encoding response regulator, giving the protein MLAQRKGRETGSGLMDIKFTNRLSYKQARLTVLVGFILGTLLSLIQIGIDYASEDASINREVRALLQISHNPASRIAYNIDAELALELTRGLLQSPAVIRARLIDNNDTVLADVERPRLEDRYRPLSDFLFGEQRQLEDRLFLAHLPDEYLGTLYLDVDTYAFGSRFLDRAGITLFNGFARSLVLTGILLALFYMMLTKPLVTVIGALSGSDPRKPRQTRLECPHGHELDEIGVLVKVANQQFVSMATEIEQRRTAENRLTQYLNELEDIVSARTDQLKASNSSLSLSNQELEQARRRALDMAQARAAFLANMSHEIRTPLNGMLGMIALALDSPLPSEQRQQMTIAHDSGKVLVELLNDILDLSKFDAGQLELERIAFDMGSMVEDTANLLSQNTAQSVELTCLIARDFPSSVLGDPTRVRQIVSNLLSNALKFTRFGRVDIRLATIVGGVRLEVRDTGIGIPEEAQARIFQPFTQAGAGITRQYGGTGLGLALTRNLCKAMQGHLHIQSEPGFGSRFSAELPLTVHTEAIPPAPLQGRVVALSNAGSGLHELLQDLLPTWGLAYQRQDSSAGLDATQFDLLITDDLEHLFELRPALKTPILLVTAYGNFLPSEQSVSLAPLHQLARPLARNALYQTLRRTLQGHEPEHPLANPSTTLEARRARILLVEDNPVNQLVAKGMLAKLGCQVQVASQGAEALECLEQEDFDLVLMDCNMPVMDGYEASRRIRQSGRWPELPIVALTANAMPEERERCRAAGMNDYLAKPFRREELLALVDHWVPISG; this is encoded by the coding sequence ATGCTTGCGCAGCGCAAGGGACGTGAAACCGGCTCGGGACTCATGGATATAAAGTTCACCAATCGCCTGTCATACAAGCAAGCCCGGCTGACAGTCCTGGTCGGCTTCATCCTGGGAACATTGCTCAGTCTCATCCAGATCGGCATCGATTATGCCAGCGAAGACGCATCCATCAACCGCGAAGTGCGTGCGCTGCTGCAAATCAGCCACAACCCGGCCTCACGCATCGCCTACAACATCGATGCCGAGCTGGCCCTGGAGCTGACCCGCGGCCTGCTGCAATCGCCGGCGGTGATCCGCGCACGGCTGATCGACAACAATGACACCGTGCTGGCCGATGTCGAGCGTCCGCGCCTGGAAGACCGCTACCGCCCCCTGAGCGACTTTCTGTTCGGCGAGCAGCGCCAGCTTGAGGACCGCCTGTTCCTCGCCCACCTGCCCGATGAATACCTCGGCACCCTGTACCTGGATGTCGATACCTACGCCTTCGGCAGCCGCTTTCTCGACCGCGCCGGCATCACCCTGTTCAACGGCTTCGCCCGCAGCTTAGTGTTGACCGGCATTCTGCTGGCGCTGTTCTACATGATGCTGACCAAACCCTTGGTCACCGTGATCGGTGCGCTCAGCGGCAGCGACCCGCGCAAGCCGCGGCAAACCCGCCTGGAATGCCCCCACGGTCATGAGCTCGACGAGATCGGCGTGCTGGTCAAGGTCGCCAACCAGCAGTTCGTCAGCATGGCCACCGAGATCGAGCAGCGGCGTACCGCCGAAAACCGCCTGACCCAGTACCTCAACGAGCTGGAAGACATCGTGTCGGCACGCACCGACCAGCTCAAGGCCAGCAACAGCAGCCTGAGCCTGTCCAACCAGGAGCTCGAACAAGCCCGCCGCCGCGCCCTCGACATGGCCCAAGCGCGCGCGGCCTTCCTGGCCAACATGAGCCACGAGATCCGTACCCCGCTCAACGGCATGCTCGGCATGATCGCCCTGGCCCTGGACAGCCCGCTGCCCAGCGAGCAGCGCCAGCAGATGACCATCGCCCACGACTCGGGCAAAGTGCTGGTGGAGCTGCTCAACGACATCCTCGACCTGTCCAAGTTCGATGCCGGCCAGCTGGAGCTCGAACGCATTGCGTTCGACATGGGCTCGATGGTCGAGGACACCGCCAACCTGCTGTCGCAGAACACTGCGCAGAGCGTCGAACTGACCTGCCTGATCGCCCGTGACTTCCCCAGCAGCGTGCTCGGCGACCCTACGCGGGTGCGCCAGATCGTCAGCAACCTGTTGTCCAATGCCCTCAAGTTCACCCGTTTCGGCCGCGTCGACATTCGCCTGGCGACGATAGTCGGCGGCGTGCGCCTGGAGGTTCGCGATACCGGCATCGGCATCCCCGAAGAAGCCCAGGCGCGGATTTTCCAACCGTTCACCCAGGCCGGCGCCGGCATCACCCGCCAGTACGGCGGCACCGGCCTGGGCCTGGCCCTGACGCGTAACCTGTGCAAGGCCATGCAGGGGCATCTGCATATTCAGTCCGAGCCTGGGTTCGGCAGCCGCTTCAGCGCAGAGTTGCCGCTGACCGTTCACACCGAGGCCATCCCGCCCGCGCCGCTGCAGGGGCGCGTGGTGGCCTTGAGCAATGCCGGCAGCGGGCTGCATGAACTGCTGCAAGACCTGCTACCCACCTGGGGCCTGGCGTACCAGCGCCAAGACAGCAGCGCAGGCCTGGACGCCACGCAGTTCGACCTGCTGATCACCGACGACCTGGAGCACCTGTTCGAGCTGCGCCCCGCGCTGAAGACGCCCATCCTGCTGGTGACCGCCTATGGCAATTTCCTCCCCAGCGAGCAGTCCGTCAGCCTGGCGCCCTTGCATCAACTGGCCCGGCCACTGGCGCGCAACGCCTTGTACCAGACCCTGCGGCGCACCCTGCAAGGCCATGAGCCCGAGCACCCGCTGGCCAACCCGAGCACGACCCTGGAAGCACGCCGCGCGCGGATTCTGCTGGTGGAAGACAACCCGGTAAACCAACTGGTGGCCAAAGGCATGCTGGCCAAGCTCGGCTGCCAGGTACAAGTGGCCAGCCAAGGCGCCGAGGCCCTGGAGTGCCTCGAACAGGAAGATTTCGACCTGGTGTTGATGGACTGCAACATGCCGGTGATGGACGGCTACGAAGCCAGCCGACGCATCCGCCAGAGCGGCCGCTGGCCTGAACTGCCCATTGTCGCCCTGACCGCCAATGCCATGCCCGAGGAGCGCGAGCGCTGCCGCGCGGCCGGCATGAACGACTACCTGGCCAAGCCGTTCCGCCGCGAAGAGCTACTGGCACTGGTCGATCACTGGGTACCGATCAGCGGCTAA